The candidate division WOR-3 bacterium genome includes the window GGCCGAGCTCGCCGACCGGGATGTCCGCGACCTTGTAGCTGGCAGCGCCGGCCAGACGGACGACCGTGATGCTGTTGCCGACGATGTTTGAGATGTAGGCCAGGCTGTCGCCGGGCGCGATGGCGATGTCGGTCGGGCCGGACCCGGCCGCGATGGTCGCAGCAATGGAGCCGGTGGCAAGGTCAATGACCCGCAGTGTTGTCGTGGCGATGCTTGCGGCCAGGGCCCAGCGCGAGTCAGACGTTACCGCGCAGTTACGGGGCCGGTCGGCAATCGGCAGTACGGTGTCGAGCGTGCCGGTGCCGACGTTGATTATCGCGGCGTTGTCCGAGAGCACGCCGGACGAAATTACCCGGGAGCCGTCCGGCGCAAGGGCGATGCCGAACGGGCAGTCACCTTCAGGGTCGGCGCCGGCATTGGTAGTGCCGCGAAACATTCCCGGGCCCGGAGAAGAGTAGTCGTAGAAGTACAGGCCTTCGTGCCGGTGCGGGTCAAAACCGACCGCGCGGGTGCCGGCAGGTGAGACCGCACCGACCGACTGGGAATTGCCCGAGTGCTGGCCGAGGACTGAGTCGAGCGCGAAGTCAACGATTGAGAAGTTGTACTGGCCGCTGATGGCCCGCCTGTGGTCGGGAGATACTCCGACCCAGAATGCGGTGTAGGTGTTCGAGAACACCTTGAAGTCGGACGTGGCGAACCGGACAAGGCAGCTCTTGTTGTCCGAGATGCCCAAAAAGGCCTTGGCCCCGGCCGAGTCAACCGCAGTCTCATAGGTCATCAGGCTGTGGCCGGTGATGGTTACCCCGGCGTCAACTTCCCGGGTTGCGAGGTCAATGCGGCGGACCACGCAGGGGTTGGCGCTGTTGGCGATGACCGCTTTCCTACCGTCGCCGGACAAGGACACGAACCGGCAGCCGCCGATGCCGGACAGGGTATCGGCAAACTCACCGGTTGCGGTGTTGATCCAGAAAATGGTGTCAATGCCGTCCGGTACGATGATGTGCGACCCGTCCGGTGTCAGGGCAAAGTCCGAAAACGTCGCACTCCATCGGCCGTTCTCGGAGTTGAACGTGTAGGTGGAGAGGAAGTAGCGGAAGTTGGCGATGGTCGCAACCCGGGTAAGGGTCGCAAGGTCGTACACCTCGCAGGTGTTCGAGATGTCGCAGGCGACATAGGCCCTGCTTTGGTCCGGTGAGACGTGGACGGTCCAGGGCTGGACTCCGGACTGGAGCCGGGCCGCGATTGTCCAGTCCGACAGCCGGACAATCACGACCGAGTCGGCGAATGCCCGGGTAATGACCGCGAAGCTGTCGGTGACCGCGATGGCAGAGGGGAACGAGCCGACGTCAACGTTGCGCTCGACCTGCATCGTGGCCCAGTTGAACACAGTGATGTTGCCGGTGGCGCGGTTGGTGAGAATGACCCTGGAGCCGTCGCGGGTGAACGCGGCCCAGCCCATCAGGTCACCCTCAGGCGGTACGCCCGGGTCAATGTCGGTCTTCGTGTAGGTGAAACCGGGCAGGAAGTCGGCAAGAGTCTGGCCCGGGCCGGCGACCTCGGTCACGAGCTGTGGCTCGGCGGTGCGGCTCGTGAGCGGGGTAGAGCCAAGGACAAGGCAGGGCAGCAGGCAGAGTGCAGACACGATTCTGGACATGTTGTTTCCTTTCGCTTTGCCGGCTTTACTGACAACGGTCTTTTGTTCTGTAAACAGGCTATTCAATTTACCTCATTTTTAGGAGACGCAGTGGTGACATGTCGGCTGCGTGATGTTTGAGGAAGTAGACGCCCGGAGCCAGTTTGGCGCCGACTCGGTCGCCCCGGCATTCACCGACCTCGCGGCCGGCGATGTCAAGGAGCGTGAACCAGTCGTGCTCGTACCCAGGAACACGGGCTGAGCCGACAAACGGGTTGGGACAGACTTCGCATCGTCCGGGCGTGAGCCGCGGCGTTTTTTCTTCCATAGCCACCGGGCCACCGATGACCGGGAGCAGCAGCCGGGTCGCAATCCCGGGCGAGTGAAAGATGACGTTCGTAGCGACAAGCGCGCCTGCAGTGTCGTTGCGTCGGAACGGGCCGCCGGTGTTGGGGTTGCGCTCGAACCGCGGGAAGTTCGATGAAGTGATGCTGACTCTGAGTCGGTGTCCCTGGTTCCATACATTGGCGATGCTCCAAAGGTCTATGTCAAAAGTGTCCACAACACCCGGGGTTAAGAAGTCCTCGCGGTCAAAGCCTTTTCGATGCCGGGCCTTCAGGATATTGTCGGTCATGAGGATTGAGCGGCCGTCAGGGTACACGTCTGAAACCCGAACGGCCCAGTCGGTGTCGGTACGGTCAGACGAGGCATAGAGCAACAGCCTGAGCTTGCCGACGACCTTGAGCGGCTGGGCCAGCGGCGGAGTGGTGTAGACCTTCACGTCCGGCCTGGACTCTAATGGCCTTTGGTCTTTCGGGCCGTACCCGCCGGGTATGCCGATGTACTCCCTTCCGCCGATTGTAGGGCAGGGGTCGCGCGGGTCGTAGCGAAACGTGTCCGGCGGCTCGGCAGATACAGGCGGGCTCTGGGACAGGACCCCGCCTTGTCGTAGATACCACGTTGTGTACTGAGCATCGGGCGGCGGCCAGGTGTCGGTCTTGACCCAATGGTTCCAGTTTGTGGTGTCCTGGGTGTCGCAGTCGCCCATCAGGTAGTAGGTCACGCGGTCGCCGATGTTCCCGCTTCCCTGGAGACAGGGGTCGTACCACTGCTCGAAGAGCAGGGTGTAGTACTCGGTTTCCAGTATCTCGGCGTTTGCCGGATAGGTCAGGTCGCCCTGCTCGCGTTCGTTGAACCCGTAGTGGCCCCAGGGGCCAATGAACAGCTTCTGGTTGTGGTGCCGACGTTGGAGCTCAGTGAACGCTTCGAGCTGGCCGTCGGTGTACATATCGTACCACCCACCGACGTGGAACTGGGGGTCGTTGACAAGACCCCAGCGGGTACGTAGGTCAACCGTGCCCCAGAAGTCAGGTGTGTACAATGGGTGGTTGGCAACCGAGTCAATGAGCCAGGGCGTGTGCTGAGCGTTTAGCCAGGTTTCGACCAGGGCCTTGCGGAACTCGCCGCCAGTGTAGGCGACGTGGTGGTACAAGCTGGGGCCGGCAACGATAGGTGCGGTGCAGGTGAGATGCGGTGGCAGAGCCCCAGCTGCGTAGTATTGGGTCATGCCCGGTGCCGAAGCGCCGAACATGCCGATCTTATCGTTCGACCACCACTGTGCGGCAATCCACTCGATGCAGTCATACCCGTCCTGGAGTGCGCCCCATCCGTCGGTGAGGAATAGCATCGGTTCGCCCTGGGACCCGCCGGTGCCGCGCAGGTTCTGAGAAACGAGCGCGTATCCCTTGACGTCGGTTATCAAGAGCGCAAGCAGGCTGTCAATGTCGCGGTTGTAGGGCGTGCGCTGGAGAATCGTCGGCCAGGGTGGAAGCGAGGTGACCGGGTAGTATATGTCAGTGGCGAGCTGGATACCGTCCCGCATCCGGACCATCCTGGTTTCCTTGATGAACGCCTGGGCCTGGGTTATGACCAGGCTCTGCAGCAGTGCGGCCACGGTCAGCACTCGTTGACAACCGTTTCTCATAAAGCCTCCTCGAGCCGTTGTCGCATTTCCGAAGAGTTTCGGACTATACGGGTGCAATCCGCCTTGCGATGTTCAGACGGCTCTGTTTCCACTGTCAAGTTCTAGCCGGATCTGACCGACTGTCAACTGCCGACAAGTAACAAGGTTCCACTGCCAACAGTCTAATCCCTAAGGGCGGGGCTAGTCCGGTTTGAGGGCGCGGCGCTTGCGAAGCTCGGCTTCGAAGCCGCGATCGGTGGGATGATAGTACTTGCGGCCCCGAAGCCGCTCAGGCAGGTGCTCCTGGTTAACGCGGGCGTCCGGGAAGTCGTGGGCGTACTTGTAGCCATTGCCGTACCCGAGGCCTTTCATCAGGCCGGTCGGCGCGTTGCGCAGGTGCAGGGGCACCGGCTCGGTCTCGGTCTCAAGCGCGTCCTTCTTGGCATCCTCGTAGGCCTTGTACAGCGCGTTCGACTTGGGCGCGAGCGCGAGATACACGACCGCTTGGGCAAGCGCAGTGTTGCCTTCAGGCATGCCGATGAAGTGGACCGCGTCCTTGGCCGCGGTGGCGATGAGCAATGCATTGGGCTGGGCCAAGCCGACGTCTTCGGAGGCGAAGCGGACGAGCCGGCGCGCGATATAGAGCGGGTCTTCGCCAGCCTCAAGCATCCGGGCAAGCCAGTAGAGTGCACCGTC containing:
- a CDS encoding CocE/NonD family hydrolase, producing the protein MRNGCQRVLTVAALLQSLVITQAQAFIKETRMVRMRDGIQLATDIYYPVTSLPPWPTILQRTPYNRDIDSLLALLITDVKGYALVSQNLRGTGGSQGEPMLFLTDGWGALQDGYDCIEWIAAQWWSNDKIGMFGASAPGMTQYYAAGALPPHLTCTAPIVAGPSLYHHVAYTGGEFRKALVETWLNAQHTPWLIDSVANHPLYTPDFWGTVDLRTRWGLVNDPQFHVGGWYDMYTDGQLEAFTELQRRHHNQKLFIGPWGHYGFNEREQGDLTYPANAEILETEYYTLLFEQWYDPCLQGSGNIGDRVTYYLMGDCDTQDTTNWNHWVKTDTWPPPDAQYTTWYLRQGGVLSQSPPVSAEPPDTFRYDPRDPCPTIGGREYIGIPGGYGPKDQRPLESRPDVKVYTTPPLAQPLKVVGKLRLLLYASSDRTDTDWAVRVSDVYPDGRSILMTDNILKARHRKGFDREDFLTPGVVDTFDIDLWSIANVWNQGHRLRVSITSSNFPRFERNPNTGGPFRRNDTAGALVATNVIFHSPGIATRLLLPVIGGPVAMEEKTPRLTPGRCEVCPNPFVGSARVPGYEHDWFTLLDIAGREVGECRGDRVGAKLAPGVYFLKHHAADMSPLRLLKMR
- a CDS encoding YncE family protein: MSRIVSALCLLPCLVLGSTPLTSRTAEPQLVTEVAGPGQTLADFLPGFTYTKTDIDPGVPPEGDLMGWAAFTRDGSRVILTNRATGNITVFNWATMQVERNVDVGSFPSAIAVTDSFAVITRAFADSVVIVRLSDWTIAARLQSGVQPWTVHVSPDQSRAYVACDISNTCEVYDLATLTRVATIANFRYFLSTYTFNSENGRWSATFSDFALTPDGSHIIVPDGIDTIFWINTATGEFADTLSGIGGCRFVSLSGDGRKAVIANSANPCVVRRIDLATREVDAGVTITGHSLMTYETAVDSAGAKAFLGISDNKSCLVRFATSDFKVFSNTYTAFWVGVSPDHRRAISGQYNFSIVDFALDSVLGQHSGNSQSVGAVSPAGTRAVGFDPHRHEGLYFYDYSSPGPGMFRGTTNAGADPEGDCPFGIALAPDGSRVISSGVLSDNAAIINVGTGTLDTVLPIADRPRNCAVTSDSRWALAASIATTTLRVIDLATGSIAATIAAGSGPTDIAIAPGDSLAYISNIVGNSITVVRLAGAASYKVADIPVGELGLVWAAYGICSGLAVSPTGEYVLSAVSFDDNVKVISATTNTVVATLAVGDFPLGVEFDSTGEYAIVTNYFGNSYTVMRIDGANSSVIGTFPTGQYPARLRRNPLRNEISLCTYSGKTLVTVNPQTGGVIRTESYSAYGPVYQVEFDESGNPIVLTGPTGSIPGHLHKGTDHIELPAVPSVFSCAPAAKMAAVAMPGPDWVSLVDWTPTGAFGGIRTLPDPGLHLPAVARGRVELTVNLPSQARVRLEVWNRAGRKTATILDATCPAGLTRLQWNPAGLGAGTYFVRLVAGNAACTRPLVLIR